A window of the Nibribacter ruber genome harbors these coding sequences:
- a CDS encoding STAS domain-containing protein: MKIKHTISDNTITISLDGELDASSSVMLDEELSAPSIMMFSKILVDCKNLNYISSAGLGVFISHLQRFEDAQIKLIFFNMQEKVRNVFEILGLDLLMTIVSSYEEAVTIAND; this comes from the coding sequence ATGAAAATTAAACACACAATCTCCGACAATACCATCACCATCAGTTTAGACGGTGAATTGGACGCCAGCTCATCTGTGATGCTAGATGAAGAGCTTTCGGCCCCTAGTATCATGATGTTCAGCAAGATACTGGTAGACTGCAAGAACCTTAACTACATCTCCTCTGCGGGCTTGGGCGTGTTCATATCGCATTTACAGCGGTTTGAAGATGCACAGATCAAGCTTATCTTCTTCAACATGCAAGAGAAAGTACGCAACGTATTTGAAATTTTAGGCCTTGACCTGTTAATGACCATTGTTTCTTCTTATGAAGAAGCCGTGACCATCGCCAATGACTAA
- a CDS encoding GAF domain-containing SpoIIE family protein phosphatase yields MPQTKRIKQLTFLTGSVSWVLLLVNILFLARQVHEGESNAAFPYLNNLFSVIFLVSVFLFQRQRMKVQKNPQFTSPLWKLFVKGGLSAYLCMLLQVGYPSLNTYWINSPYLLDIFYQIIFGFLAYFLAKAFYTWRQFVLYHKTKDLESQWKWFEILIGLSLLVPLLNVEYMNHIFLILDLGLLLAYGLYMSVHLRWVAYLNLERKWGSILLLMAILVSVVLFANFLFQYADSPELVVDYTDNPFILLTLSFVFCYALASLLVAMFSLPTSQVFEQKNADLLNFQRLSQTIQQGRSEDEVYSMLFESAIKASGADAAWLDLAEDSKRSSLMRNESAPDPMVQSIKKAFATLKQDASQLGENKIFMNGDLLHHPAFKELRLPFQSMLVIPLASPKVEYGHLFLLREVSQGFDADTVSVVQTFTNQTVLTIENLRLVTESLQNERYKEELKIASLVQDRLIPKTFPTDTWFEISSYSQAAKEVGGDFYDFLQLSESRIAIIIGDVSGKGISAAFHMAQMKGIFHGLMQQDMLPDEFMVQANSALSRCLERTSFITSALYIIDYKMQGVSFARAGHCHTLYYNAMTEDTFYFQTEGLGLGIVRDKSYAKRIHRLHYDYNPGDVMVIYTDGIVEARSPEQDEYGEERLKYMLSQTYHLEAEDIKSAIINDVSEFSNDILYDDQTLLVIKFKPPQPKI; encoded by the coding sequence ATGCCCCAAACTAAACGAATCAAGCAATTGACTTTTCTAACAGGAAGCGTGAGCTGGGTTCTGCTATTGGTGAATATTCTGTTTTTGGCGCGGCAGGTGCATGAAGGCGAATCCAATGCAGCCTTCCCGTACCTGAACAACCTGTTCTCCGTCATCTTTCTGGTATCTGTGTTTTTGTTCCAGCGCCAGCGCATGAAGGTGCAGAAGAACCCGCAGTTCACCTCGCCGCTCTGGAAGCTGTTTGTGAAAGGCGGCCTCAGTGCCTACCTGTGCATGTTGCTGCAAGTGGGCTATCCCAGCCTGAACACCTACTGGATCAACAGTCCCTACCTGCTGGACATCTTTTATCAGATCATCTTCGGGTTTCTGGCGTACTTTCTGGCCAAGGCGTTTTACACGTGGCGGCAGTTTGTGCTCTACCACAAGACCAAGGACCTGGAAAGCCAGTGGAAATGGTTTGAGATTCTGATAGGCCTTTCTTTGCTGGTGCCTCTGCTCAACGTAGAGTACATGAACCACATCTTCCTGATTCTGGACCTGGGTTTATTGCTGGCGTATGGCTTGTACATGAGCGTGCACCTGCGCTGGGTGGCCTACCTGAACCTGGAACGCAAATGGGGTAGCATCCTGCTGCTCATGGCCATTCTGGTCAGCGTAGTCTTGTTCGCCAATTTCCTGTTCCAATATGCAGACTCGCCAGAGTTGGTGGTAGATTATACAGACAACCCGTTCATTCTGCTCACCTTGTCGTTTGTGTTCTGCTATGCGCTGGCCTCTTTGCTGGTAGCCATGTTCAGCTTGCCCACGTCTCAGGTGTTTGAGCAGAAGAACGCAGACCTCCTCAACTTTCAGCGCCTGAGCCAGACTATTCAGCAGGGCCGCAGCGAGGACGAGGTGTACTCCATGTTGTTTGAGAGTGCCATCAAGGCCTCTGGGGCAGACGCCGCCTGGCTGGACTTAGCCGAAGATTCTAAACGGTCTTCACTCATGCGCAATGAGAGCGCGCCAGACCCCATGGTGCAGAGCATTAAAAAAGCATTCGCCACGCTTAAACAGGATGCATCGCAGCTGGGCGAGAACAAAATCTTCATGAACGGAGACCTGCTGCACCACCCGGCGTTCAAAGAACTACGGTTGCCGTTTCAGTCTATGCTGGTGATTCCATTAGCCTCGCCCAAGGTAGAATACGGTCATTTGTTTTTACTGCGTGAGGTTAGCCAAGGCTTTGACGCCGACACCGTGAGCGTGGTGCAGACCTTCACCAACCAGACCGTCCTGACCATTGAGAACCTGCGCCTGGTCACAGAATCGCTGCAGAACGAGCGCTACAAAGAAGAACTTAAGATTGCCAGTCTGGTGCAGGACCGCTTGATTCCTAAAACATTTCCTACGGATACCTGGTTTGAAATTAGTTCTTACTCGCAGGCGGCCAAAGAAGTGGGCGGTGACTTTTATGACTTCTTGCAGTTGAGTGAGTCCAGGATTGCCATCATCATAGGCGATGTGTCAGGCAAGGGGATTTCGGCGGCGTTCCACATGGCTCAGATGAAGGGAATCTTTCACGGGCTCATGCAACAGGATATGCTGCCAGATGAGTTCATGGTGCAGGCCAACAGCGCGTTGAGTCGCTGCCTGGAACGCACCTCGTTCATCACCTCAGCGCTGTACATCATTGACTACAAGATGCAAGGCGTGTCTTTTGCCAGGGCCGGTCACTGCCATACGCTCTACTACAATGCCATGACAGAAGATACGTTCTACTTCCAGACCGAAGGGTTGGGCCTGGGCATTGTGCGGGACAAGTCATACGCCAAGCGCATTCACCGCCTGCACTATGACTACAACCCCGGCGACGTGATGGTGATTTACACAGACGGGATAGTAGAGGCCCGTAGCCCAGAACAGGATGAATACGGCGAGGAGCGCCTCAAATACATGCTCTCCCAAACCTACCATCTTGAGGCAGAAGACATTAAAAGCGCCATCATCAATGACGTGTCAGAGTTTTCAAATGACATCCTCTATGATGACCAGACGCTGCTCGTGATCAAGTTCAAACCCCCTCAACCAAAGATTTAG
- the guaB gene encoding IMP dehydrogenase — MQFHAPNLLFEALTYDDVLLLPAYSEVLPKDTSTSTQLTRNIRLNIPLVSAAMDTVTEADMAIAMAQEGGIGIIHKNMSIQQQAELVRKVKRSESGMIMDPVTLHEDATLGEALGLMKEHKIGGIPVINSEQTLVGIITNRDLRFEKNYAMKVSEIMTKDRLITAPKGIELDKAEDILQEFKIEKLPVIDEQGHLVGLITYKDILKRKHRPNACKDQYGRLRVGAAVGVTADVLDRVAALVTAGVDVISVDTAHGHSRGVMDAVRRIKTAYPNVDLIAGNVATAEGARALADSGADAVKVGVGPGSICTTRIIAGIGVPQLSAVIEAVRGLEGTGVPVIADGGVKFSGDIVKAIAGGASSIMIGSLLAGTEEAPGEMQIFEGRKFKSYRGMGSIEAMGEGSKDRYFQDAEDDVKKLVPEGIVGRVPYKGLAAEVLYQLVGGLKAGMGYCGAPDIEELKKAKMVKITGAGLRESHPHDVQITQEAPNYSR; from the coding sequence ATGCAGTTCCACGCTCCCAATCTGTTGTTTGAGGCACTCACCTACGACGACGTCCTTCTCCTTCCGGCCTATTCTGAAGTCCTTCCTAAGGACACCAGCACCTCCACCCAACTGACGCGCAACATACGGCTGAACATTCCATTGGTCTCAGCGGCCATGGACACCGTAACCGAGGCAGACATGGCCATTGCCATGGCACAGGAAGGTGGCATAGGCATTATTCACAAGAACATGAGCATTCAGCAGCAGGCTGAGCTGGTGCGCAAGGTGAAGCGGTCTGAGAGCGGCATGATCATGGACCCGGTGACCTTGCATGAAGACGCTACCTTAGGCGAGGCCCTCGGGTTGATGAAGGAGCACAAGATTGGCGGTATTCCGGTCATTAACTCAGAGCAGACGCTGGTAGGCATCATCACCAACCGCGACCTGCGCTTTGAGAAGAACTACGCCATGAAGGTGTCTGAGATCATGACCAAAGATCGTCTCATCACGGCGCCCAAAGGCATAGAGCTAGACAAAGCTGAAGACATTCTGCAGGAGTTCAAGATTGAGAAGCTACCGGTCATTGATGAGCAGGGTCACCTGGTAGGTCTAATCACTTATAAAGACATTCTGAAGAGAAAGCACCGCCCCAACGCCTGCAAAGACCAGTACGGTCGCCTGCGCGTGGGTGCTGCGGTGGGCGTTACCGCAGACGTATTGGACCGCGTGGCCGCTTTGGTCACTGCCGGCGTAGACGTCATTAGCGTAGACACCGCGCACGGCCACTCAAGAGGCGTTATGGACGCGGTAAGAAGAATTAAAACGGCGTACCCTAATGTAGACCTGATTGCCGGTAACGTGGCCACCGCCGAAGGTGCCCGGGCACTGGCAGACTCTGGCGCTGATGCCGTGAAAGTGGGCGTAGGCCCTGGTTCTATTTGTACCACCCGTATCATTGCCGGTATTGGCGTACCTCAGCTGTCTGCCGTCATTGAGGCGGTACGAGGCCTGGAGGGAACCGGTGTTCCCGTGATTGCAGATGGTGGCGTTAAATTCTCAGGAGACATTGTCAAAGCCATTGCCGGCGGCGCCAGCTCTATTATGATTGGTTCCTTGTTGGCTGGCACCGAAGAAGCGCCCGGCGAGATGCAGATTTTTGAAGGCCGTAAGTTCAAGTCGTACCGCGGCATGGGATCTATTGAGGCCATGGGCGAAGGCTCCAAGGACCGCTACTTCCAAGACGCCGAGGATGATGTAAAAAAACTGGTACCAGAAGGCATTGTGGGCCGCGTGCCGTACAAAGGATTAGCCGCCGAGGTGTTGTACCAATTGGTGGGTGGCCTCAAGGCCGGCATGGGGTACTGCGGAGCTCCTGACATAGAGGAACTTAAAAAGGCCAAGATGGTCAAAATCACTGGGGCCGGTCTGCGGGAGAGCCATCCGCATGATGTGCAGATTACCCAGGAGGCTCCAAATTATAGCAGATAA
- a CDS encoding rhodanese-like domain-containing protein — MIPEITPTQLKQRLDQPEPLQLLDVREPQEWDICHLGGTLIPLTDLAKKASTLDSSLPTVVICHHGFRSAQAVLFLQQRFGFANVLNLKGGLHAWAKEADPSFPTY; from the coding sequence ATGATCCCAGAAATCACGCCCACCCAACTCAAACAACGCCTGGACCAGCCAGAACCCCTGCAACTCCTAGACGTGCGCGAACCCCAGGAATGGGACATCTGCCACCTGGGCGGCACCTTGATTCCCTTGACCGACCTGGCCAAAAAAGCAAGCACACTAGACTCGTCCCTCCCTACGGTAGTCATCTGCCACCACGGTTTTAGAAGTGCCCAAGCGGTCCTGTTTCTGCAACAGCGTTTCGGGTTTGCCAACGTCCTCAACTTAAAAGGCGGCCTCCACGCCTGGGCCAAAGAAGCAGACCCCTCGTTTCCTACGTATTGA
- the pnuC gene encoding nicotinamide riboside transporter PnuC: protein MEFFTADYWDLAKLTELVGFVSGLLCVWLAARQNVWTFPLALISAGFYVVVFKDALLFADMGLQVMFAVLNFYGWYLWLYKSGERTERPVTHTLRWQWIVLLVLTPLFTFGLGRYLDLTTPADIPYWDAGTTAVSLGAQWLMSRKKLENWLIWLAVDIVYVPIYLHKELYLTAVLYALFIPLAWIGYRDWKKDLQLHQARPEAG from the coding sequence ATGGAATTCTTCACCGCAGACTATTGGGATTTGGCCAAGCTCACCGAGCTGGTGGGGTTTGTGTCGGGGTTGTTGTGCGTGTGGCTGGCGGCGCGACAGAACGTCTGGACGTTTCCGCTGGCGCTCATCAGTGCCGGTTTCTACGTGGTGGTGTTCAAAGACGCGCTCCTGTTCGCCGACATGGGCCTGCAGGTCATGTTCGCGGTGCTTAACTTTTACGGATGGTACCTGTGGCTCTATAAAAGCGGCGAACGCACAGAACGACCCGTCACCCACACGCTTCGTTGGCAATGGATTGTGTTACTGGTGCTGACGCCGCTCTTTACCTTTGGGCTAGGTAGATACCTGGACCTCACCACGCCGGCAGACATTCCGTACTGGGATGCGGGCACCACCGCCGTGAGTCTGGGCGCGCAGTGGCTCATGAGCCGCAAGAAGCTGGAAAACTGGCTCATTTGGCTGGCGGTAGACATCGTGTACGTACCCATTTACCTGCACAAAGAACTCTACCTCACGGCCGTCTTGTACGCCCTGTTCATTCCCCTGGCCTGGATAGGCTACCGCGACTGGAAAAAGGACCTACAGCTGCATCAGGCAAGGCCAGAAGCAGGGTAA
- a CDS encoding phosphatase PAP2 family protein — protein sequence MKQLVRVWLSLTLTLGVLTPQVFAQEADSLKKYEAPVVAQDTLKKYQDSTVHQATTKAPFFKSKAFKATIVPAILIGYGLSTIKGNGIYSSYDAQRDLQRNFPNFKTSIDDALLIAPYVELALVNLLNVKSNHDFINTALVIVKAEAIFGITVFGIKQVSDLERPNGENFESMPSGHTAQAFLAASIVHSELKHRSPWYGVGAYTIATSVGAFRMLNNKHWQSDVFVGAGIGMLSSHLAYLSHRNRWGRKPSIVMSPTYVFGQPGFALNLNLDEYKKRKQDPLYYKN from the coding sequence ATGAAACAACTAGTACGCGTCTGGCTTTCCCTTACCCTCACCTTGGGCGTTCTGACGCCGCAGGTGTTTGCCCAGGAAGCAGACTCCTTGAAAAAATACGAGGCCCCGGTGGTTGCCCAGGACACCCTCAAAAAGTACCAGGACTCCACCGTTCACCAAGCCACCACCAAGGCCCCGTTCTTCAAGTCCAAAGCCTTCAAGGCCACCATTGTGCCCGCCATCTTGATTGGCTATGGCCTCAGTACCATCAAAGGAAACGGAATTTACAGCAGCTATGACGCCCAGCGCGACCTGCAGCGCAACTTTCCCAATTTCAAGACCTCCATTGATGACGCCCTGCTCATTGCCCCGTATGTAGAACTGGCGCTGGTGAACCTCTTAAACGTCAAGTCCAACCATGATTTCATCAACACGGCCCTGGTAATTGTCAAAGCCGAAGCCATTTTTGGCATCACCGTCTTTGGCATCAAGCAAGTCTCTGACCTGGAGCGGCCCAACGGGGAGAACTTTGAATCCATGCCTTCTGGCCACACGGCCCAGGCCTTTCTGGCAGCCTCCATTGTACACTCTGAGCTAAAGCACAGAAGCCCCTGGTACGGAGTGGGCGCGTACACCATTGCCACGTCTGTAGGAGCGTTCAGGATGCTCAACAATAAGCACTGGCAGAGTGATGTGTTTGTGGGCGCGGGCATTGGCATGCTGTCCTCTCACCTGGCCTACCTCTCGCACCGTAACCGCTGGGGCAGAAAGCCTTCCATTGTCATGTCGCCTACCTACGTGTTTGGCCAACCGGGCTTCGCGCTCAACCTCAACCTAGACGAATACAAGAAGCGCAAGCAGGATCCGCTGTACTACAAGAACTAG
- a CDS encoding DUF2490 domain-containing protein gives MRNQIIVAVLLMGFSSNLALAQVERKYTTHVQGWYAYKGDHFFTDKWGLNTELHARRARFVDPLQFIAQGGMHYKLSNNVQLTTAYTFTHTHPYSDAPALNHFSEHRITEQLLLKADYGPLLLQHRFRLEQRFIKRPAQENATYLNRARYQVKVTLPLMGSTLEEKEPYVAASNEVFINFGESVQANIFDQNRAYAGLGYKFSKAASLEIGYLHQLVQQSNGINFLSNHTLQVQVGYNLDFRPAAVTP, from the coding sequence ATGAGAAACCAGATTATAGTTGCAGTGCTTTTAATGGGCTTTTCCTCCAATCTAGCGCTGGCGCAGGTAGAAAGAAAATACACCACCCACGTGCAGGGTTGGTATGCCTATAAAGGAGACCATTTCTTTACAGACAAGTGGGGGCTTAACACCGAACTCCATGCCAGGAGAGCCCGCTTTGTGGACCCCTTACAGTTTATAGCGCAGGGAGGCATGCATTACAAGCTTTCCAACAACGTGCAGCTGACCACCGCCTACACGTTCACCCACACCCACCCTTACAGTGATGCTCCGGCGTTAAACCATTTCTCTGAGCACCGCATCACAGAACAGCTATTATTGAAGGCAGACTACGGTCCTTTGCTGCTGCAGCACCGGTTCAGGCTGGAGCAACGGTTCATTAAGCGGCCCGCGCAGGAGAACGCCACCTACCTGAACCGGGCTCGCTACCAGGTCAAAGTCACCTTGCCGTTGATGGGCAGTACGTTGGAGGAGAAGGAACCGTATGTGGCCGCGTCTAATGAAGTGTTCATCAACTTCGGGGAGAGCGTGCAGGCTAACATCTTTGACCAGAACCGCGCCTATGCCGGGCTGGGGTATAAGTTTAGTAAAGCCGCCTCTCTGGAGATTGGCTACCTGCACCAGTTGGTGCAACAGAGTAACGGCATCAACTTCTTGAGTAACCACACCCTGCAGGTTCAGGTAGGCTATAACCTAGACTTCAGGCCGGCGGCCGTAACCCCGTGA
- a CDS encoding AAA family ATPase, with product MKKIAITGPESTGKSTLAAHLAAHFQAPWVPEYARAYIEKLDRPYAASDLDEILKGQLALWQKAEDAQPHLLFLDTEALVMKIWAEHAYGQASDFILQELKKQEIDLYLLLDVDLPWEPDPQREHPHLRDYFYQWYKRELQEMGAPFVEISGKHDSRFQSAVQAVEQLLAK from the coding sequence GTGAAAAAAATAGCCATTACCGGACCCGAAAGCACCGGCAAGTCTACGCTTGCCGCTCATTTGGCCGCGCATTTCCAGGCGCCCTGGGTACCCGAATATGCCCGGGCGTATATAGAAAAACTGGACCGGCCGTACGCCGCCTCAGACCTGGACGAGATACTGAAAGGCCAGCTGGCCCTTTGGCAGAAAGCCGAGGACGCTCAACCCCACCTTCTGTTTCTGGACACCGAGGCCCTGGTCATGAAAATCTGGGCAGAACACGCCTACGGCCAGGCCTCGGATTTCATTCTGCAGGAGCTTAAAAAACAGGAGATAGACCTGTATTTGCTTCTGGATGTTGATTTGCCTTGGGAGCCAGACCCGCAGCGCGAGCATCCGCATTTGCGTGATTATTTCTACCAGTGGTACAAGCGTGAGTTGCAAGAAATGGGCGCGCCCTTCGTGGAGATATCTGGCAAACATGACAGCCGGTTCCAGTCTGCCGTACAAGCCGTAGAACAGCTGCTTGCCAAGTAA
- a CDS encoding aldose 1-epimerase family protein — translation MAIAYLENDLVRIGVKSHGAELCSFIKKSDQREYIWQAHPEFWNRHAPVLFPIVGRLPKDQYLHQGQTYSLPQHGFARDLEFALISQEAAHLVYELKANDATRSVYPFEFSLQISYTLENQTLQVGYRVQHLGEGEMLFSIGAHPAFHCPMTPNTAFEDYYLEFSQPETLARYLLQDGTGLQNGQTEPVLDNMAVLPLRYQQYEKDALVFKNVRSEKLTLKCDQHPYFVQMQYEGFPYLGIWTKSAGAPFLCIEPWHGIAGTAGPPVELSEKEGMLSLGTQQVFEASYTIAIG, via the coding sequence ATGGCCATTGCCTATTTAGAAAACGACCTGGTGCGCATAGGCGTGAAAAGCCACGGCGCCGAACTGTGTTCTTTTATCAAGAAATCTGACCAGAGAGAGTACATCTGGCAGGCGCATCCTGAGTTCTGGAACCGCCACGCGCCCGTGCTTTTCCCTATTGTGGGCCGCCTGCCCAAAGACCAATACCTGCACCAGGGCCAGACCTACTCCTTGCCGCAGCACGGCTTTGCCCGAGACCTGGAATTTGCGCTGATTTCTCAGGAGGCAGCCCATCTGGTCTATGAGCTCAAGGCCAATGACGCCACGCGGTCCGTGTATCCGTTTGAATTCTCGCTACAGATAAGCTACACGCTAGAAAACCAGACCTTGCAGGTGGGCTACCGCGTGCAGCATTTGGGCGAAGGGGAGATGCTGTTTTCCATTGGCGCGCACCCAGCCTTCCACTGCCCCATGACGCCCAACACAGCGTTTGAAGACTATTACCTGGAATTCTCCCAGCCCGAAACCCTGGCCCGCTACCTGCTGCAAGACGGCACCGGCCTGCAGAACGGCCAGACAGAACCGGTGCTGGACAACATGGCCGTCTTGCCTTTGCGCTACCAGCAGTATGAGAAAGATGCGCTGGTGTTCAAGAACGTTCGGTCAGAAAAACTCACCTTGAAATGCGACCAGCACCCCTACTTTGTGCAGATGCAGTATGAGGGTTTCCCGTATCTGGGCATCTGGACCAAATCCGCCGGAGCTCCTTTTCTGTGCATTGAGCCCTGGCACGGCATTGCCGGCACCGCGGGCCCGCCCGTAGAGCTCAGTGAAAAAGAAGGAATGCTGTCCCTGGGTACGCAGCAAGTCTTTGAAGCCAGTTACACCATTGCCATAGGATAA
- a CDS encoding efflux RND transporter periplasmic adaptor subunit, giving the protein MKKCFPLIVLLWLVSCADKQEKIKPRLSDITESVYASGTVKAAGQYTAFPVVSGIVQTILVEPGDTVQKGTPLFLLEDNTATLNARNAQLALELSKEANLSSSGRVQEARAAVRIAREKYHLDSALYQRQQRLLAGDASTKVEVEQRRLAYISSRSNYTAARANLALLNKQLRNELQRANVTYDISKQLQNDFVVRSSISGKVYDVLKEKGELVSPQTPLAVIGQTKSFLLELRVDENDIVQVRVGQPVEISMDSYKGQVFEGVVEKIYPIMNERSRTFQVDARFVNPPATLYPNLSAEANIVLQAKKRALLLPVEYLVDGRYVLVAPDQKREVKIGLRDYRKVEILQGLDTATFVYKPQQP; this is encoded by the coding sequence ATGAAAAAATGCTTTCCGCTTATAGTGCTGCTGTGGCTGGTTTCCTGTGCAGACAAACAGGAGAAAATAAAGCCTCGCCTGAGCGACATCACAGAATCTGTGTACGCATCGGGTACGGTGAAAGCCGCCGGTCAGTACACCGCCTTTCCCGTGGTGAGCGGCATTGTGCAAACCATTCTGGTAGAGCCCGGAGACACCGTGCAAAAAGGAACCCCGCTGTTTTTGCTGGAAGACAATACCGCCACTCTAAACGCCCGCAACGCCCAACTAGCCCTGGAACTGAGCAAAGAAGCCAATCTTTCTTCTTCCGGAAGGGTGCAGGAGGCCAGAGCCGCCGTGCGCATTGCCCGCGAAAAATACCACTTGGACTCCGCGCTCTACCAACGCCAGCAGCGTCTATTGGCCGGAGATGCCAGTACCAAGGTAGAGGTGGAGCAGCGCCGGCTGGCCTACATTTCATCGCGCAGCAACTACACGGCCGCCCGGGCCAATCTGGCACTGCTCAACAAGCAACTGCGCAATGAACTGCAGCGCGCCAACGTGACCTATGACATCAGCAAGCAGCTTCAGAATGATTTTGTGGTAAGATCCAGCATCTCGGGCAAGGTGTATGACGTGCTCAAAGAGAAAGGCGAACTGGTGAGCCCGCAGACGCCGCTGGCCGTGATTGGGCAGACAAAAAGCTTTTTGCTGGAGCTGCGGGTAGACGAGAATGATATTGTGCAGGTGCGCGTGGGCCAGCCCGTAGAAATCAGCATGGACAGTTACAAGGGGCAGGTGTTTGAGGGCGTGGTGGAGAAAATCTACCCCATCATGAACGAGCGGTCGCGCACGTTTCAGGTAGACGCCCGTTTTGTGAACCCGCCGGCCACGCTTTACCCCAACCTTTCTGCCGAAGCCAACATTGTGCTACAGGCCAAGAAAAGAGCTTTACTGCTTCCGGTGGAGTACCTGGTAGACGGCCGCTACGTGCTGGTGGCCCCAGACCAGAAGCGCGAAGTGAAAATAGGCTTACGCGATTACCGCAAGGTGGAGATTCTGCAGGGCCTGGACACCGCCACCTTTGTGTACAAACCACAGCAGCCATGA